The Novipirellula aureliae sequence TTGATCGACGATCCGGTGGCGATGCGTGATGCTTATACCAGCGGCGAAGTGCATATTGGCTGGTGTACGTTGGACATGATGCCGCTGCTGATGGAAGGTTTCGTAGGCCGCAACGGCGACCCGATCGATAGCCGGGTGATGCCACGTATTTTCCAACAAGTCGACTGGTCCAACGGCGGTGACGGCATCGTTGCTCGCGGTGGCATCAGCTCGATTGGCGATTTGCGAGGCAAGAAGATCGTGCTGGCGGAAAACTCACCTTCTCAGTACTTCATCATGAACATGCTGGTCTACGGCGGTGTGCAACCGTCGGAGGTCGAATTCGTTTATACCGGCGACGCCTTCCAAGCCGCCGCCGCGTTTAATTCCCAAAAAGACATTGACGCCGTGGTCTCATGGGCACCCGACATTTACACCTTGTCGGAGGTCAAAGGCAATAAGATGATCGTCTCAACCGGCACAGCCAATAAGCTAATCGCCGACGTCTGGTTCGCTCGCGCCGACTTTGCCAAAGACCACTCAGAGATCTGCGAAGGGATCGTACGAGGTATTTTTGACGCGATGCAGGCGTTGAACACGGATGCGGGAAAACAGAACGTCGCCAAACTAATGGCCGACGGCTACGGATTACCCGCCAGTGACGCGTTGGGAATGTTGGCCGATGCTCACAGCACCAACTGGGCCGAGAATTATCAGTTCTTTTTGAACAAGAACAATCCTGCCAACTTCGAACGTGTTTGGAATCAAGCCTATTACATCTACCGCCGATTAGGCAAAGTCACGCATCCAACGGTCAAGTTCGACAAGGTGATGGACTTTTCGATCATCGAAAAGCTGGGCAAAGAAGAAGAATACGCCAACCAAGTTGACGAGTACACGGTACCGTTTATCAAGACCACGACCAGCCAAGTACGCGGTGCCGAAGAGATCCTGACCAATACCGTCGTGATTCACTTTTTCCCCAACAGTGCCGAACTGTACAAGATGGTGACGAAGAACGAGAACGGCAAAGATGTCGAATCGCTGTACGATCCGAAGGTCGACTTCGTCCTCGAAGAGATCGCTAAGTTGGCGGGCCAATTCGGGACCGCGCGTATCGTGATCGAAGGACATACGGACAGTTCGATGAAGGGACGTGCGCCAGCGAGTTTGGTGAAAGAGTTGTCGCAAATGCGGGCCGACGCGGTCAAGGATTCTCTGGTGAAGAAGTTCGAGTTAGATCCAAACCAGTTCAATACGGATGGCATCGGCTGGGACCGTCCGGCTGATCTCGATGATCCGATGAACCACGCTCTGAACCGCCGTGTCGAGGTGAAGATTTATCCTGCCGAGGCGATTGAGTAGACGTCCACACGATAAGGGCGTCAATCGTAATAACGTTTACATTTGACTCACCTAAGAAATGGGTCATGCAGTATTTAAGTTTTTGTGTGACAACTCGTTACGAGGCTCCCGCCACGTGACGGGATGGATGGAGGCTCCCGCCTCCTCACACGGGAGCCCGCTGAAGTAGTAGCAATGTTTTCAGGCCGGAGGCCGACCTAGGTTCGTTGCTACTATCCCAGCAGGCTCTACGGCGCTCAGGAGGCGGTAGCCTCCCACCATCGTGTTCCCAGGCAGGAGCTTGGGAACAAGTGTTTTTGACGCCCAAACCGCCAGAGAGTGAAAACAGAGCATTGAACGAAACAGCCTCCACTCCGCCGCCCACCCGCAGGACCAAGTACCGTTGGTTCCCGATTCGCGGGCCGATCCGTTTGACCGCATCGGTTGTGCTGGGAATTCTGTGCGTCGTGATGATCTATGCCGCATGGTGGTTCGTGACGGCTGGCGAAGTTGCGGAGGAGCGGATCGTTGGTCCGCAGGCGCTACCGAGTCCTACGGAGACGTTTGGTACGTTCGGTCAGCTCTGGAGCGAGCGGAAGTTGGTACAGAATACGTGGGTGACCCTTCGCCGCGTGATCATCGGGTTCGCTTTGGCGGCCGCCGTCGGCGTTCCATTGGGCGTTCTTGCCGGTTGCTTTCCAGCGGTCAAAGCGTTCTTGACGCCAGTCATCTTGTTCGGTCGCAACATCCCGATCGCCGCCCTCGTGCCGCTGACGTTCTTCTTTTTCGGTATCGGCGAATCACAAAAGATACTGTTTATCTTCCTTGCTTGCGTTGCCTTCGTCATCGCAGACACCGCAACATCGATTAGTAATGTTGGCCAAGAGTATTTGGATACGGCCTACACGTTGGGTGCGAATCGCTGGCAAGCGATCATCAAGGTGCTGGTTCCTTTATCGATGCCATCGGTATTCGATTCATTGCGATTGCTGTTCGGTTTGGCGTTCGGCTATATCATGTTGGCTGAAACGATCAAATTGGGCAGCGAATCGGGAGGTTTGGGGAACTTGATTTTGACATCACAGCGAATCGGGCCACGAGCACACATCTATTTGATCATCCTGATCATCCCCATTGTGGCGTTTGTGATCGACCGGGCTTTGTTCGCCGCCCAAAAAGGTCTTTTTCCGCACAAGTATGGTGGCAACGGTTGGCTGTTGTCCGCGTGGCGCATGATCGCACGTGGTATTGACGATTTGAAACCGTATTTCTTTCGCCCCTCACCCGAGTTTGCGGATCTGGTTGGTGTCGGAACCGAGAATGCCACCAGCGGGAAAGCCAGCGGGGAAGCGACCAAGGATGGACAGACGGAGTCAAAATCATGAGCGAATCCGCAGTCAATCCTGATCCCAAGGCGGACGTGGGCGAAACGGTTGGTATCAGCAAGGTGATGGACGTCACCTCGCTGCAACATCCCGCCGATGCACCGGTGGTGGAATTTTCCGGTGTAACGAAGACCTATGACCACGGCAAACCCAACGCTTTTACAGCGATCAAAGACATTTCATTTGTCGTCGAAAATGTCCACAATCATGGCGAGTTCATCGGCATTTTGGGGCCAAGCGGTTGTGGAAAAAGCACAATCCTTAAGCTGATCGCGGGTCTGGAACCGCAGCATCCGCCCACCTTCGGCAGCGTCACGGTGCTCGGCAAACCGGTCACCGGTCCAGGACCCGATCGCGGTATGGTTTTCCAGGACTACACCAGTTTCGATAATCGCACGGTGCTCGACAACGTCACGTTTGGACTGGAGTGCAAAGGAGTACCGCGGCGAATTCGCGAGGAACTTGGCCGGCACTGGATCGATCAGGTCGGGCTCGACGTGAAGAACGATCAGTACAAGTTTCCACATCAGTTGTCGGGTGGGATGCGTCAACGCGTGGCGATCGCCAGAACATTGATTCTAAAGCCGCGAGTGATCTTGATGGACGAGCCGTTTGGGGCGCTCGACCCGCAAACGCGATTGAACATGCAGGACTTGCTGGTCAGCCTGTGGCGAAAAGTCGAAGCGACCGTATTCTTTGTCACCCATTCGATCGAAGAAGCGGTTTATCTTGGCGACCGCGTCTACGTTTTAAGCAGCTCACCGGGTACACTGGTGCGTGAATTGGAAGTCGAGCCGCCCGATCGACCTGCAGGCGATATGCAACGTGAACCCAAATTCCGCGAAACGGTTTACTACGTCAACGATTTGATCGCAGCCGAAGAGGCACTCAAGCAGTCCGGCGTATAAGCGTAAGAATATCCTGTGTTCAACTACATCAAAACCGCATTTTTAAATCAATGGAATCTGCTGCTATTTGCAGGCGGGATGGGGTTTGCTGTGTTGTCAGGCCAGGCGGATGTTGCGATACCGATCGTGATCGCGATGGAAACCGCCTACGTGGGTCTATTGGGTACGCACCCGAAATTTCAAAAATACGTTGACGCACAATCCGCGAAACAAGAACGTCAACAAACGAGTGCGAAGAACCAACAGGTACTCGACAAGATACTATCCAGTTTGCCTAAAGCGATGCTGGGTCGTTACAACGGACTGCGTGATCGCTGTCGCTGGCTCGGCCAGATCGCCAGCGACTTGAAAGAGCCACTGGAATATGACGCCCATCAACCGTTTGAGACCCTGCAAACACGCGGTCTCGATCGGCTGCTGTGGGTCTTTCTAAGGTTGCTGTTTTCGCAACATCGCCTGGAACAGTTCCAAGCGGCTGTATCGGAAGACCAGATTCAAGCAAATCTGAAACAGATCGATTCACAACTGGGGCGACTGCCTGAAAACGACACCTCCGACAACGTCGCCAAGATCCGCCGTACATTGCTGGACAATCAGGCGACCTTGAAAGAGCGGTTAGAAAACTATTCGCAGGCCAAGAGCAATTTGTTGTTCGTGAAGCTGGAACTCGATCGGGTCGAGAACAAGATCAAGTCGTTGTCTGAGTTAGCGGTGAATCGACAAGACCCTGAGTACATCAGCGGCCAGATCGACGCGGTGACCAGCAGCATGAAAGAGACGGAGCGAACGATGAATGAGCTACAGTTCGTCACCGGGCTAGGAACACTTGATGACGACGCCCCCGAACTGATTAACGAGACGCAGATACAGTCGTAAAGCATTAGGCGGCAAAGCTCCATTTGGGCGCACCATCCATTATCTGTGATGATTATTCATCGGTGTCAGCTATTTCATTCGGCTTGATGGCTAGTTGGCTGTCATAGACAATGCGGATATCGGATTGATTGAGCTTGCAACGAAATAGACCTGGATAGAGGGCCGACACTAACTGGTCACCCAATGGATAGCCTCGAACGTTGTCGTTGTAAAAAAAGAGCTCCAACGGCACATCGGGCAGCCCTTCAAACGAAAAACTCCCATCGCTCTTGGTTCGTTTGCTGAAGCGATTGAAAACCGGCCCCCAAACTGACTGTTTGGGTGTAAGCTTCAGATTTGGCACCGGTTGTCCGTGGACATCGACAACGATGCCAGACAATTTCTGATTGCCTGTTGCATCCCGCGACAGTCGTTCTGCGGAGGATTGCTGATCCAAGGCCGTTTCATCTGCGTCCAGTGGTCGCATCCAAACATCGATATCTTCAATCGATTTGTCGAGTCGCACGGCAATGGTCGTCGAATCTATCAATTGATAATTCATCTTTTCATGGTCCAACGCAAAACCTTTCACTTTCAAACGCACCTCATACGTTTCCGGTGGAAGGTTGGTCATCTCGAATCGACCATCATCATCGACAGGAACCTCGATCAAATCCCAGGCTGGCATTCGGTCCAACGTGATCGCTATTGCATCCGGCAATGCACTCTGACCGCTGACCTTAATCGCACCGGAAATCGTCACCCCTTTCGCTGCCTCAAGGACCCCCAAATCCAATGTAGAACCGTCCTCCTTTAACGCAAACAAGCCGGTTGGGATGACTGGGCCTTTCGATCCAACTTCGACAGGAGTGAACACGGCGTACTGATCGTCAGCTGGTAAGGCAGTGAACTCGAAGCTGCCATCCTGATCGGTCGTCGTCAGGATAGCCTTCAAGAAGATCTTCTTCAAGCGACCGCGATTGACCTGCACGACAGCAATTGGCTCGCCGGGCAACGGCCTGCCATCTTGGACAACCTTACCTTTGACCACAGCTCCCGAAGGTAGCACGATCGCGTGCGATTCATCGCCTGGATTTAATGGTTCCGAGATCACGCCTGCGTAGCCATCGGCTGTCACTTGGAGGTCAATTTCCTCGTAATCTTCGGTCAACAGCATTCGAAATCGGCCCTGATCATCGCTGACCACGGTTGCCGCACCGTCGACACGACCACGCCATCGCCGGCCATTCGATGTCGCTCCCCAAGCATCGATTAATGCACCCGATACCGGAACACCAAGTTCGGATCGTACCACGCCATGGACGAGATGGTCCGATGAAACATCGGCGGGAAAATCCTGCAAAGTAATTTCAGGCGTTTCGATTGAGGGATCGATTAGGCTCGTCGCGACAGTGATTTTGTCGACTGCAGTGACGACCAAGCGAAACTGAAGATCAGGGCTAACGTCGCGGATTTCAAAACTTCCTTGTTCACCCGAAACAGCAGACTTCGCACAATCAAGATAACAAGAAGGACAGAATATCGCCGGGCCAGACTTGGGTGCCGCCGTCGATATATCGATTCTGGCACCGCCAATCGGCTTTCCTGATCCATCAATTATCGTTCCTCGTAAGTCATCCGCGACAACCAAGCTCGGAATGATCGAAAGCATCGAAGCGAGAATAATGAATCGCATGTTTGGCCCGTCAAATAGGGGAAAGACGATGTTCAAGTCAATGCGTTGGGAATTCAACTTATTCATCATCGATCTCCAGCGGCAAGAAAAAACACAAACTCGCCGACTGGCACCCAACGAAACGAATCCGTTTTAGCTTAACATACAAACGCTCACGTTTCACGCGGTAAACTTGTTGACAAACAAGGCCCGATCAGCGAGTTACCCCGAATCGTTTTTTTAGTTTAGAAGTGTCGCACAAGATTCGCCCCTACGCGGCATAGCCTGGATCACCGTTCACCCAACAGACGCGCCTGCTTGATCATTTGTTGCAACTGCAGGATTCACATCGTGTAGGCCCCCTCCCGAACGGCGGCTTTACGCCGCGTTCGACCTCCCCCAAACGAAGTTTGGGAGAGGTGGTTAAGTTGTTGACTCAGGTGAACTTAAAAACTGCACGACCTCTTTAGCAAAGAGGTTTGACGCATTCGATGTTGACGCCGCGCTAAGATTGCGCGTCGTTTTTCTTGTCACCGGCGAGGCCCTATCGATGCCCCATTTGCCATTGCGAGCCTGTCAGTTGTGCGGACGTGTGACCCGCCGTGGTACGACGGAGCACCATTTGATCCCACGCATGTGCCACTCGAACAAATGGTTCAAAAAGCGATTCACGCGAGAACAAATGCGGGAAACGATCTCGGTTTGCCGTGATTGCCACGTTTCGATTCACAAATTGATCCCAAGCGAAAAAGAACTGGGTCGGGATTTTCACAGTATCGAAGCACTGCTCTCGCACGAGCAACTCGCCAATTTTGTCTCCTGGGTACGACGCCGAAAATAGCCAGAACTCCATTTCCTGCTAGTGATTCTTCGTCTCATTCCCGTTGGGAGGGTGAGGGATGAAACTTTGGCTCTTCCAAAGACTTCACGAAAGAGAATTTCATGTACGACACGACATCAAGACTCCGAGTGTTGACCGACACTAGGGCGTTTCGGTTTGCTCGGCGACCTTTAAAGAACCGGGGTAGTTGAGCACCAACTGTTTGATCGCAGTGCGAGTCAAGCCCGGTGACAAGTACTGAGCGAACGCGAAGTCGATCAGTTTCTGGTTTGCCTCTGACGTATAACCTACCAAATGCGGTTTCATATTACCGCCAACATTCGCGTCGACATCCAAGACTAACGTCTTGTCGTTCGGTTCAAACGATAAGTCATCCAAGTCGATCCAACGTCGTTGCGAGGCGACTCGCGTTTTGAAGTCGATCCGTCGCTCGAGTGGCTGATAGACGAGACTCCATTGTGTCATGTCGCCTTGAGCAACACTTTCAAGCGATTTAAACGCATAGTCGATCTGCTGTTCTTTCGACATGTTGTTATCCGCTTTCTCGATCGCTTGAACGGCTTGGATGTAACGTCGCTCACTCGAGGATCGCAGATCGCGTGTCGTGTATGCACGATCGCAATCCGTGCATGTCGAATTCGTTAACGCGCACTGGGCCGTACCGGTTCCGTAGCGGACCACCGGTTGACCATCGACAAACTCGACGACGGCAACGTCACCGGTCTGGTCGGTCACGAAGTAGTGAACACGTTCGACCGATGGCAATAGCGGCATCGGGTAAACCTCATCAAGACTAGCGATCACCTCGCGAACGCTCTTTGCCGTATCGAGTTGATATTGAACCCACTGAATCACATTGACCGTCTTACCACCACGTGTTGGTTTCGGAAACTGTGCTTCGTTTAACTGTAACAGATCGACCGTTAGCCCGACTTCATTCATTCCCGCAAAGGGAATTTCGCGGCCAAATTGGACAAACGAAACACTACCGTATTTCGAAGTCCAACTCACAGGCTGCACCGGTGAAATTGCCGTTTTGCGAATTCGTCGTTGATTGACCACGATCATGCCTTCACCGAACATCCAATCATGATTGCGGGCGACGATCAGATGCCCATTGTTCGAAAAACGCATGATCGTACAGGCCTGGGCGGCCGGCTGCGAACAACAGGATACAGTGACGAGTGCAGAAGCCATCACAACAAATTGAGTCGTTAGCCGTGCAATTTTCATATTGAATATCCGGGGCTGAGTTCCAAAGTAAGTTCTTTGGCGAAGGACGCTATCACGACG is a genomic window containing:
- a CDS encoding phosphate ABC transporter substrate-binding/OmpA family protein is translated as MAGKPTPLFYVATMAIVAGLIGFAAYRATRPADNGGGNAVADSGSNSTDSSTDLDIDQMATAESPDAVGITTVNEYEFKPSERLPEVKGTAAYKPMEDNTVRFALNVWAGWAPIIQANNGFKAGKVWKTPDGQEFKVELVLIDDPVAMRDAYTSGEVHIGWCTLDMMPLLMEGFVGRNGDPIDSRVMPRIFQQVDWSNGGDGIVARGGISSIGDLRGKKIVLAENSPSQYFIMNMLVYGGVQPSEVEFVYTGDAFQAAAAFNSQKDIDAVVSWAPDIYTLSEVKGNKMIVSTGTANKLIADVWFARADFAKDHSEICEGIVRGIFDAMQALNTDAGKQNVAKLMADGYGLPASDALGMLADAHSTNWAENYQFFLNKNNPANFERVWNQAYYIYRRLGKVTHPTVKFDKVMDFSIIEKLGKEEEYANQVDEYTVPFIKTTTSQVRGAEEILTNTVVIHFFPNSAELYKMVTKNENGKDVESLYDPKVDFVLEEIAKLAGQFGTARIVIEGHTDSSMKGRAPASLVKELSQMRADAVKDSLVKKFELDPNQFNTDGIGWDRPADLDDPMNHALNRRVEVKIYPAEAIE
- a CDS encoding ABC transporter permease → MNETASTPPPTRRTKYRWFPIRGPIRLTASVVLGILCVVMIYAAWWFVTAGEVAEERIVGPQALPSPTETFGTFGQLWSERKLVQNTWVTLRRVIIGFALAAAVGVPLGVLAGCFPAVKAFLTPVILFGRNIPIAALVPLTFFFFGIGESQKILFIFLACVAFVIADTATSISNVGQEYLDTAYTLGANRWQAIIKVLVPLSMPSVFDSLRLLFGLAFGYIMLAETIKLGSESGGLGNLILTSQRIGPRAHIYLIILIIPIVAFVIDRALFAAQKGLFPHKYGGNGWLLSAWRMIARGIDDLKPYFFRPSPEFADLVGVGTENATSGKASGEATKDGQTESKS
- a CDS encoding ABC transporter ATP-binding protein, whose amino-acid sequence is MSESAVNPDPKADVGETVGISKVMDVTSLQHPADAPVVEFSGVTKTYDHGKPNAFTAIKDISFVVENVHNHGEFIGILGPSGCGKSTILKLIAGLEPQHPPTFGSVTVLGKPVTGPGPDRGMVFQDYTSFDNRTVLDNVTFGLECKGVPRRIREELGRHWIDQVGLDVKNDQYKFPHQLSGGMRQRVAIARTLILKPRVILMDEPFGALDPQTRLNMQDLLVSLWRKVEATVFFVTHSIEEAVYLGDRVYVLSSSPGTLVRELEVEPPDRPAGDMQREPKFRETVYYVNDLIAAEEALKQSGV
- a CDS encoding carboxypeptidase-like regulatory domain-containing protein translates to MMNKLNSQRIDLNIVFPLFDGPNMRFIILASMLSIIPSLVVADDLRGTIIDGSGKPIGGARIDISTAAPKSGPAIFCPSCYLDCAKSAVSGEQGSFEIRDVSPDLQFRLVVTAVDKITVATSLIDPSIETPEITLQDFPADVSSDHLVHGVVRSELGVPVSGALIDAWGATSNGRRWRGRVDGAATVVSDDQGRFRMLLTEDYEEIDLQVTADGYAGVISEPLNPGDESHAIVLPSGAVVKGKVVQDGRPLPGEPIAVVQVNRGRLKKIFLKAILTTTDQDGSFEFTALPADDQYAVFTPVEVGSKGPVIPTGLFALKEDGSTLDLGVLEAAKGVTISGAIKVSGQSALPDAIAITLDRMPAWDLIEVPVDDDGRFEMTNLPPETYEVRLKVKGFALDHEKMNYQLIDSTTIAVRLDKSIEDIDVWMRPLDADETALDQQSSAERLSRDATGNQKLSGIVVDVHGQPVPNLKLTPKQSVWGPVFNRFSKRTKSDGSFSFEGLPDVPLELFFYNDNVRGYPLGDQLVSALYPGLFRCKLNQSDIRIVYDSQLAIKPNEIADTDE
- a CDS encoding linear amide C-N hydrolase gives rise to the protein MKIARLTTQFVVMASALVTVSCCSQPAAQACTIMRFSNNGHLIVARNHDWMFGEGMIVVNQRRIRKTAISPVQPVSWTSKYGSVSFVQFGREIPFAGMNEVGLTVDLLQLNEAQFPKPTRGGKTVNVIQWVQYQLDTAKSVREVIASLDEVYPMPLLPSVERVHYFVTDQTGDVAVVEFVDGQPVVRYGTGTAQCALTNSTCTDCDRAYTTRDLRSSSERRYIQAVQAIEKADNNMSKEQQIDYAFKSLESVAQGDMTQWSLVYQPLERRIDFKTRVASQRRWIDLDDLSFEPNDKTLVLDVDANVGGNMKPHLVGYTSEANQKLIDFAFAQYLSPGLTRTAIKQLVLNYPGSLKVAEQTETP